The following is a genomic window from Nitrospira sp..
CTGCACCTTCCGATTCCCACAAACCATCGACTCCCTGTTCCATCACGATATTCCGACCGGGATGGCACCTCTCTTGCTGCTTCACCGTTCGGCAGGTGGTTTTCTGCTGTATTGAGCCTCCGGCGTAAAGACAGGAAAGAAATGCGAACCGATCTCAAGGGATTAACCGTTCATCAGGTCAGACTCAGCGAGCCCGGAGTTTCCCTCGATGGGATCCTCAGTCTTCCCGACTCCCCCAAGGGCGTCATCGCCTTTGCCCATGGCAGCGGCAGCGGACGCTTCAGCCCTCGCAACCAATTGGTCGCGCGCCATCTGCAAACGGGCGGATTCGCAACCCTGTTGCTGGACCTGCTCGAACCGGACGAGGCAGACGATCGCCGGAAGGTCTTCGACATCGACCTGCTCGCCGACCGACTCCTCCTTGCACAGATCTGGTTGAGCACATATCCGAGCACGATCGGACTGGCCACAGGGTACTTCGGCGCCAGTACGGGAGCCGGCGCGGCGCTGCAGGCGGCGGCACGCAAGCCCGAAGCGGTGAGCGCCGTCGTGTCACGCGGCGGACGGCCGGATCTGGCAGGATCCTATTTGAGCAGGGTGACGGCCCCGACCCTATTGCTTGTCGGCGGAGATGACGGACCGGTGATCGACATGAACCGGGAGGCCTTCGCACAACTCACCTGCCCGAAACAGTTGATGATCATCCCCGGTGCCGGTCACCTGTTCGAAGAGGCGGGAACCCTGGAACAAGTCGCCGTAGAGGCGATGTCTTGGTTTGAACGGTATCTGACCACCCCGTCACCGCAATGAGATTGCAGCATCGAAAGGAGCGCGTACCATGAATCTTCTTGTCGCAGTCGACGGCTCCGACAATTCCTACGAAGCAGTGCGGGCACTTAAATATCTCCGACGGGCCGATACCCTGACACTCCTCCATGTCGTGGACGTACCACGACCGGCTTATCCGGCGATGCTCCCGGAGGTAGCCAAGGAACTCTATGCTCAACTGGAGCGGAGCATGAAGGAAGACGGCGATCTCCTTCTGACCCGCGTCCATTCCCTGCTCCCGCCCAATAGCGGACCGGTCATCAAGCGGCAAGAAGTCGGCTCGCCGGCGGAAGTCATCGTCACCACTGCGGAGTCCCTCCATACGGACCTCATTCTCATGGGAGCCAGGGGTCTCGGGCCGGTCAAGGAACGGCTGTTCGGCAGCGTTTCCCATCGGGTCCTGAGTTTCGCCCCCTGCGCGAAACTGCTGCTGAAGGGCCCGCTCCGCGACCTGAAGCAGGTCCTGCTGCCGTTGCAAGGCCCCAATGACGCGGAGGCGGCCCTGCGCTTTCTCCAACAACAACCCTTTCGGGAGCCGGTGCAGCTGCACCTGATGACCGTCCTGCCGCCGACCCGTCCACCCTGGCCGGTGGACAATGCCGCCGCCGAAACGTTGGAAGCGCAAGTCCTTCAACATGCGCGTGATTTCGTGGATGATGTGGCGACCAAGATCCGCGCGCTCGGACATGCGTCCCGCAGCACCAGTGTCCTGGGCAGTCCCGCGACGACAATCGTGCAGGAAGCGGAAAAAATGGGAGCGGACCTCATCATGGTGGGGTCTCGCGGCAGACGAGGCATCACCCGCTTCGTCCTGGGCAGTGTTTCCCACGCGATCCTCCACCAGGCATCCTGCCCGGTGCTGGTGTTCGAATAGGCGAGGACAGCAATGGATGGATTGCCGAAGAGCAGCCGACTCAGCAGGGTTGTCCGTTGAAAACGCAGGGCTTGTAGCGCGCGATGTCGAACTCGATGTCTTCCTGGTAGACCTGTTCGTTCCCGTTCACGCCGTCCTGATCCGGATCGTTGAACATCGTGTGGTTCCACCAATAGAAGAGAGGATATTGCTCGGTGTAGTAAACCGGGTTGCCGTAGTTGCTCCTCGTATACTCCTGCACCATCCGGCCGGTGACGTAATCGACCTTCCCGTCGCCCTTGAGCGAATAGAGCATGATGAACAGCCTCGATTCATGGTCGTACAATTCGTCGAGGCGGCTGTTGAGATCCGGTTCGAGCGGAAGGTTTTCCTTCGACCAGCCGGCAGAACTCGGGAGCAGGAGCAGAAGAGCGAGGAGAAGACTGAACAGGACGCGATGGTT
Proteins encoded in this region:
- a CDS encoding Universal stress protein family, with protein sequence MNLLVAVDGSDNSYEAVRALKYLRRADTLTLLHVVDVPRPAYPAMLPEVAKELYAQLERSMKEDGDLLLTRVHSLLPPNSGPVIKRQEVGSPAEVIVTTAESLHTDLILMGARGLGPVKERLFGSVSHRVLSFAPCAKLLLKGPLRDLKQVLLPLQGPNDAEAALRFLQQQPFREPVQLHLMTVLPPTRPPWPVDNAAAETLEAQVLQHARDFVDDVATKIRALGHASRSTSVLGSPATTIVQEAEKMGADLIMVGSRGRRGITRFVLGSVSHAILHQASCPVLVFE
- a CDS encoding Protein-L-isoaspartate O-methyltransferase, with protein sequence MRTDLKGLTVHQVRLSEPGVSLDGILSLPDSPKGVIAFAHGSGSGRFSPRNQLVARHLQTGGFATLLLDLLEPDEADDRRKVFDIDLLADRLLLAQIWLSTYPSTIGLATGYFGASTGAGAALQAAARKPEAVSAVVSRGGRPDLAGSYLSRVTAPTLLLVGGDDGPVIDMNREAFAQLTCPKQLMIIPGAGHLFEEAGTLEQVAVEAMSWFERYLTTPSPQ